A part of Halobacillus shinanisalinarum genomic DNA contains:
- the yqiS gene encoding phosphate butyryltransferase produces the protein MKSLDDLLKTIDRNNLQTIAVAQAADHEVLRAVKHACEINIARFLLVGDQDHIEHLAEEVGLDLSQPGVSVKSSAEDQSADEAVKSVREGEAHVVMKGHIDTKQLLKAVLNKQYGLRSNRVLSHVALFEIPNKDRLVFLTDSAMNIAPTLDEKAQIVKNVVEVANQAGWTLPKVAPLAAVEVVNPAMTATEDAAILTQMNRRGQIKNCIIDGPLAFDNAVDLQAAKQKGIKSEVAGAADILMVPTIEVANALYKSFIYFAGAKVAGVISGAKAPIVLTSRADSAQSKVYSLALALQSSK, from the coding sequence ATGAAGTCATTAGATGATTTGCTTAAAACAATAGATCGGAACAATCTTCAAACCATAGCCGTTGCTCAAGCAGCTGACCATGAGGTGCTGAGGGCGGTTAAACATGCATGTGAGATAAACATTGCAAGATTTCTTTTAGTAGGAGATCAAGACCATATTGAACATCTTGCTGAAGAAGTCGGATTAGATTTATCACAGCCCGGTGTAAGCGTTAAGTCTTCAGCTGAAGACCAGTCTGCTGATGAAGCAGTAAAATCTGTTCGTGAAGGGGAAGCACATGTAGTTATGAAAGGTCATATCGATACGAAGCAGTTACTTAAAGCCGTCCTAAATAAACAATATGGCTTACGGTCAAATCGGGTCCTTTCTCATGTTGCTTTGTTTGAGATTCCAAACAAGGATCGGCTTGTCTTTTTAACAGATTCGGCGATGAATATTGCTCCAACTTTAGATGAGAAGGCTCAAATCGTTAAAAATGTAGTTGAGGTAGCAAATCAGGCGGGCTGGACCCTGCCTAAGGTTGCGCCGCTTGCTGCAGTCGAGGTAGTTAATCCGGCTATGACTGCTACTGAAGATGCAGCGATATTGACGCAAATGAATCGTCGCGGTCAAATCAAAAATTGTATCATAGACGGTCCACTGGCATTTGATAATGCAGTTGATTTGCAAGCTGCTAAGCAAAAAGGGATCAAGTCAGAAGTAGCTGGTGCAGCTGATATATTAATGGTACCAACGATTGAAGTGGCAAATGCATTATATAAGTCGTTTATATATTTTGCCGGTGCGAAGGTAGCTGGTGTAATCAGCGGGGCTAAAGCTCCGATCGTGTTAACATCAAGAGCTGATTCCGCCCAAAGCAAAGTGTATTCATTAGCATTAGCATTACAATCAAGCAAATAA
- a CDS encoding sigma 54-interacting transcriptional regulator encodes MKRVLIVGAGKGGMALMQLLKETDRMTVVAVTDINPEAEGLRQAVSLGIATGENWRDFIHNNIDIVIEATGSEQVFEAIRAERSSKTVLIPGDVAYITSELLEEKESLLTELKQQTDNQTLILNSIHDGMIVIDANEHVSFMNKSGERILRKNRREVIGEHVNKVIPDSRLPRLLSTQRKEVNQKLQLKNGNKVITTRIPIVGGNKKVIGAYAVFKDITEVVDLAEEITDLKEVKTMLEAIIQSSDEAISVVDENGNGLMVNPAYTRITGLTEKEIIGRPATVDISEGESMHLKVLKTRRPVRGVRMKVGPSDKDVLVNVAPVIVDGKLKGSVGVLHDVTEIQSLTSELRRARQIIRSLEAKYTFDDIIGDSQEMTLPLEQAKVGARTPATVLLRGESGTGKELFAHAIHNESKRKHNKFIRVNCAAIAETLLESELFGYEDGAFPGAKRNGRKGFFEEANNGSIFLDEIGELSLTMQAKLLRVLQEKEIVRVGGTKPIHVDVRVIAATNINLEKAIMKKSFREDLYYRLNRLPIYIPPLRERKEDLKPLTTHLVQKLNEDYGRNVTHIHGLALEKLCEYDWPGNVRELENIIGRAMIYMENHQDIIEKKHIPTLLKNETAFSDIQGEESIWLGGTLQEAVDEYEKDLLADAFRSHNFNKTRTAKALGISIRNLYYKLDKYQLDKDRAK; translated from the coding sequence ATGAAACGTGTGCTCATTGTCGGAGCTGGCAAAGGCGGTATGGCCTTGATGCAGTTATTAAAAGAGACAGATCGTATGACTGTCGTCGCTGTTACGGATATCAATCCTGAAGCTGAAGGGCTTAGGCAGGCTGTATCACTTGGAATTGCTACTGGTGAAAACTGGCGTGACTTTATACATAACAATATAGATATTGTCATCGAGGCAACAGGAAGTGAGCAAGTTTTTGAGGCTATTCGTGCTGAACGTTCGAGCAAAACGGTATTGATTCCCGGGGACGTCGCCTATATTACATCAGAGTTATTGGAGGAGAAGGAATCCCTACTTACAGAGCTGAAACAGCAAACAGATAATCAAACATTGATTTTAAATAGTATTCATGATGGTATGATCGTCATTGACGCAAATGAGCATGTTTCTTTTATGAATAAGAGCGGTGAGCGGATTCTTAGGAAAAACAGGCGTGAGGTTATTGGAGAACACGTAAATAAAGTAATTCCAGATTCAAGGCTGCCGCGTTTATTATCAACACAGCGTAAAGAGGTAAACCAAAAACTTCAGCTCAAAAATGGGAATAAAGTGATCACTACAAGGATTCCTATTGTAGGAGGCAATAAGAAGGTAATCGGTGCTTATGCGGTGTTTAAAGATATTACAGAAGTCGTGGATTTAGCAGAAGAGATCACGGATTTGAAAGAAGTAAAAACAATGCTCGAAGCAATAATACAGTCTTCAGACGAAGCCATTTCCGTAGTAGATGAAAATGGAAACGGTTTAATGGTAAACCCTGCCTACACTCGAATTACTGGACTTACCGAAAAGGAAATCATCGGAAGACCTGCGACCGTTGACATTTCTGAAGGAGAAAGTATGCACTTGAAGGTTCTTAAAACACGTCGGCCAGTCCGAGGTGTCCGAATGAAGGTAGGGCCTTCAGATAAAGATGTGTTAGTCAATGTGGCTCCTGTTATCGTTGATGGAAAACTAAAGGGAAGTGTTGGTGTCCTCCATGATGTAACAGAAATTCAATCCTTAACGAGTGAATTGAGGAGGGCACGACAAATAATAAGAAGTCTCGAGGCGAAATATACCTTTGATGATATCATCGGTGATTCACAGGAAATGACATTACCCCTTGAGCAAGCAAAGGTGGGGGCAAGAACACCAGCGACTGTCCTTCTACGGGGTGAGTCAGGTACAGGTAAAGAATTATTTGCGCACGCCATTCATAATGAAAGTAAGCGGAAGCACAATAAGTTTATTCGTGTAAACTGTGCAGCTATTGCTGAAACGCTGCTTGAGAGTGAGCTTTTTGGTTACGAGGACGGCGCATTTCCCGGTGCAAAACGGAACGGGAGAAAAGGATTTTTCGAAGAAGCAAATAATGGCAGTATCTTTCTGGATGAAATCGGCGAACTGAGCTTAACGATGCAAGCTAAACTTCTTCGTGTTTTGCAGGAAAAGGAGATTGTTCGAGTCGGAGGGACGAAGCCGATCCATGTTGATGTACGGGTGATTGCCGCTACAAATATTAATTTAGAGAAAGCCATTATGAAAAAAAGCTTTAGAGAAGATCTCTATTATCGTCTTAATCGTTTACCTATTTATATTCCACCGCTTCGGGAACGAAAAGAGGATCTCAAACCGCTTACAACTCATTTAGTTCAAAAGTTAAATGAGGATTATGGGAGAAATGTAACGCACATACACGGGTTGGCATTAGAAAAGCTGTGTGAATATGATTGGCCCGGGAATGTAAGAGAGCTTGAGAATATTATTGGCAGAGCAATGATTTATATGGAGAACCATCAAGACATCATTGAAAAAAAACATATTCCCACTCTGTTAAAGAATGAAACGGCTTTTTCAGACATCCAGGGTGAGGAATCTATTTGGCTTGGAGGGACACTGCAGGAGGCAGTCGATGAATATGAGAAGGATCTGCTGGCAGACGCATTCCGCTCCCATAATTTTAATAAAACGAGAACCGCTAAAGCTTTAGGGATTTCAATTCGTAACCTTTATTATAAGCTTGATAAGTATCAGCTTGATAAAGATAGGGCAAAATAA
- a CDS encoding DUF2627 domain-containing protein: MRIIALLLLVTPGVIAVIGIKLIRDALFNVFHPMFFHVAIQGSIGVLFVIGGIAFIGGFILHRDRKRNLTKGRFKKK; the protein is encoded by the coding sequence ATGCGAATTATTGCTTTACTATTACTAGTTACACCTGGGGTTATTGCTGTTATTGGAATAAAATTAATCCGGGATGCCTTATTTAATGTATTTCACCCGATGTTTTTTCACGTAGCCATTCAAGGAAGTATAGGGGTACTTTTTGTTATAGGAGGGATTGCGTTTATTGGTGGTTTTATCCTTCATCGTGACCGTAAAAGAAACCTTACCAAGGGACGCTTTAAAAAGAAGTAG
- a CDS encoding DUF294 nucleotidyltransferase-like domain-containing protein, whose protein sequence is MSHPFEFYRNQYPFELLTNKEFEEIFGHAVVKEYSTNEFIIHEDENNDMIDIHFLVSGLAQNIMHRSNGRQLSVRFYYPGDLVGVMILLTSGEMRFSVQALEPVKTLCFDQASFLKIMSNNTQFSKVVLDGISHLMKSLYDEIKYKSSTDEQDDRELYKKRAGAYMEPPTFIHPTESVEKAARMLQQQKVEALIVSEDRESLLGMIGYGDLLKAYFENNHQDSVNDHMSEESYSISDQEFIYDALSYLKHHPTEIIPVHHKDKIVGILRQSSFFTIKNSVYFDMTYRISNATSVDEIKALSPVYNQGFQQFVASLIDEQMFAYDIAELMTNYNDRIHKQIVQIAEDEMIAEGYGTPPINYCFLVMGSEGRKEQAFSTDQDNGMILSDYNHSRNKQHIEQYFLYFSQKINAMLNECGYPYCTGGIMAKEDKWRQQMSEWHNSINDWIKKMDAEEIRDFTIFMDFRPISGDFSLAYDLKKYVTQLVQRSLGLHQLLMKDTLRFRVPVQPFGRISGVGKKRTLNLKKSAIMQIVNAIRIYSMKYGVESINTINRLDALAEQERFHPRDVENTKLALHRLMLFRLKENLNQLQNQEPLSNDLRLIQLNKVERRSLKDALLIAKRLQQVLELSYNRNRVK, encoded by the coding sequence GTGAGCCACCCATTTGAATTCTACCGAAATCAATATCCATTTGAATTATTAACAAATAAAGAATTTGAAGAGATATTTGGTCATGCTGTTGTTAAAGAATATAGTACAAATGAATTTATTATCCATGAAGATGAAAACAATGACATGATTGATATTCATTTTCTCGTTTCGGGTTTAGCCCAAAATATTATGCACCGATCTAACGGACGACAGCTTTCCGTCCGCTTTTACTACCCAGGGGATTTAGTCGGAGTCATGATTCTTCTAACAAGCGGAGAGATGAGGTTCTCTGTTCAAGCCCTCGAACCTGTGAAAACACTTTGTTTTGACCAAGCCTCTTTTCTTAAGATCATGTCGAACAATACCCAATTTTCCAAAGTAGTCTTGGACGGAATCAGCCACCTTATGAAAAGCCTTTACGATGAAATTAAGTATAAAAGTTCAACAGATGAACAGGATGACCGTGAACTTTATAAAAAAAGAGCCGGCGCTTATATGGAACCCCCTACTTTCATCCATCCGACAGAATCAGTGGAAAAAGCCGCGAGAATGTTGCAACAGCAGAAGGTTGAAGCGCTGATTGTTAGTGAAGATCGTGAAAGCCTGCTCGGAATGATCGGTTATGGAGATCTTTTAAAGGCCTATTTTGAAAACAACCACCAAGATTCCGTCAACGATCATATGTCAGAAGAGTCGTATTCAATAAGTGATCAGGAATTCATTTATGATGCTTTAAGTTACTTAAAGCATCATCCAACAGAAATCATCCCTGTTCACCATAAGGACAAAATTGTTGGAATACTAAGGCAATCCTCCTTTTTTACGATCAAAAACTCTGTGTATTTCGATATGACGTACCGCATCTCTAATGCAACGAGTGTTGACGAAATTAAAGCCCTTTCTCCAGTTTATAACCAAGGTTTCCAGCAGTTTGTTGCAAGCTTGATTGATGAGCAAATGTTCGCCTACGACATTGCTGAACTAATGACAAACTACAATGATCGAATCCACAAGCAAATCGTCCAAATTGCAGAAGATGAAATGATTGCAGAAGGTTACGGAACTCCTCCTATCAACTATTGTTTCCTGGTAATGGGCAGCGAAGGTCGCAAGGAACAAGCCTTTTCAACAGATCAAGATAATGGGATGATTCTCTCAGATTATAACCATTCAAGGAATAAGCAGCATATCGAACAATACTTTCTCTATTTCTCACAGAAAATTAATGCCATGTTAAATGAGTGTGGCTATCCTTACTGCACGGGAGGGATCATGGCGAAAGAAGACAAATGGAGACAGCAAATGAGTGAGTGGCACAACAGCATCAACGACTGGATTAAAAAAATGGATGCCGAAGAAATAAGAGATTTCACAATTTTCATGGACTTTCGCCCTATTTCTGGGGATTTTTCACTCGCCTATGATTTAAAAAAATATGTAACACAGCTCGTGCAGCGATCCTTAGGATTACACCAATTACTCATGAAAGACACGTTGCGATTCCGCGTCCCTGTCCAACCATTTGGAAGAATTTCCGGAGTCGGGAAGAAACGCACCTTAAACCTTAAAAAATCAGCCATTATGCAAATTGTCAATGCAATACGGATTTATAGCATGAAGTATGGGGTTGAATCAATTAATACAATCAATCGATTAGATGCGTTAGCTGAACAAGAACGATTTCACCCTAGAGATGTAGAAAACACCAAGCTTGCCTTACACCGGCTTATGTTATTTCGTTTGAAAGAAAATTTAAACCAGCTGCAGAATCAGGAACCTCTTTCTAATGATTTACGACTCATTCAACTTAACAAAGTCGAACGACGTTCCTTAAAGGATGCGTTACTGATAGCTAAACGTCTTCAACAAGTGCTTGAACTTAGCTATAATAGGAATCGGGTGAAGTAA
- a CDS encoding 3'-5' exonuclease, whose translation MLPIDLQILKYIFFEKPIYTYKIRPQFNWAAYQELTEILHLDNEEPNLELTNLQNIDYTIFDLETTGFIPEIGHEIISIGAVRIHGLEACHIDTFHHIIKPIRPVSKATLKLTGLTREQLADGHSFVESFKHFIEFSKGSILVAHPAKFDMRFLQSMLKRWKLPHYDQAVIDSQTMAQWLFPTKRHQLDPLLKQFHIEKRERHHALNDAMMTSELFFKLLEHSVQNGIQTYGELKNRLENTKKARKSK comes from the coding sequence ATGCTTCCTATTGACTTGCAAATTTTAAAGTATATTTTTTTTGAAAAACCGATTTATACGTACAAAATTCGTCCTCAATTCAATTGGGCGGCTTATCAAGAACTAACTGAAATATTACATTTGGATAATGAGGAACCAAACTTAGAGCTAACAAATTTGCAGAATATTGATTATACCATCTTTGATTTAGAAACGACTGGTTTTATTCCTGAAATCGGCCATGAGATTATATCAATCGGCGCTGTTCGAATCCATGGTCTTGAGGCCTGTCATATTGATACGTTTCACCATATTATCAAGCCTATTAGACCCGTCTCTAAAGCGACATTAAAATTGACAGGACTAACCCGTGAACAGCTTGCTGATGGACACTCTTTTGTTGAAAGCTTTAAGCATTTCATCGAATTTAGTAAAGGTTCGATTCTTGTTGCTCACCCAGCTAAGTTTGACATGCGGTTTCTACAATCTATGCTTAAGCGTTGGAAGCTGCCTCATTATGATCAAGCCGTAATTGATTCACAAACCATGGCTCAATGGCTTTTCCCTACAAAGAGACATCAGCTTGATCCGTTATTAAAACAATTTCATATCGAAAAAAGAGAACGTCATCACGCTTTAAATGATGCGATGATGACCTCTGAATTATTTTTTAAATTGCTCGAGCACTCTGTACAAAACGGCATTCAAACATATGGAGAGCTAAAGAACAGGCTGGAAAACACAAAAAAAGCGAGAAAGTCTAAGTAA
- a CDS encoding aspartate kinase, producing the protein MKVVKFGGSSVADASQLKKVTNIIKSDDSRKVIVVSAPGKRSANDTKTTDLLISLGESINNGNKDEQIYNKVMDRFADIGKDLNISNEVLESIEQRIKEACEATSLDYIAGMNALKSCGEDGTALLLSAYLQSSGLESSYVNPKEAGILVSDEPGGALVLDESFDQLYELRKRDEILVIPGFFGYTPEGKLVTFSRGGSDITGSIVAAGVKAELYENFTDVDSVFCVNPTIVDNPKKLTTLTYKEMRELSYAGFSVFHDEALIPAFKEKIPVCIKNTNNPAGQGTMIVNKREEKDGHVIGIASDKGFLNLYVSKYLMNRELGFGRKLLQILEDEGISFEHAPSGIDDMSVIIREHQLPKEKEAVVTRRIAEELHVDTITVEKDMAMVMLVGEGMNQTIGIASQAATAFRHANVNIEMINQGSSEVSMMFGIKSDGLASAVQSLYRTFFS; encoded by the coding sequence ATGAAAGTAGTAAAGTTTGGGGGAAGCTCAGTAGCTGATGCAAGTCAGTTGAAAAAAGTGACAAATATTATCAAGAGTGATGATAGCAGAAAAGTAATTGTCGTCTCAGCTCCAGGTAAAAGGAGCGCGAATGATACAAAAACAACAGATTTATTAATATCCTTAGGTGAATCCATAAACAATGGAAATAAAGACGAACAGATTTACAACAAGGTGATGGATCGTTTCGCTGATATTGGTAAGGACTTGAATATTTCTAACGAGGTTCTGGAAAGTATTGAACAAAGAATTAAAGAAGCATGTGAAGCCACCTCTCTTGATTATATAGCTGGTATGAATGCTCTTAAGTCTTGTGGAGAAGATGGTACGGCCTTACTTTTAAGTGCTTATTTACAATCAAGTGGACTGGAATCATCTTATGTTAACCCGAAAGAGGCAGGAATCCTTGTTAGTGATGAGCCAGGCGGAGCATTGGTACTCGATGAAAGCTTTGATCAATTATATGAACTCAGAAAACGTGACGAAATTTTGGTCATTCCAGGATTCTTTGGATATACACCAGAAGGAAAGCTGGTAACGTTTTCTCGAGGGGGCTCAGATATTACAGGGTCAATCGTCGCAGCAGGGGTCAAAGCAGAGTTATATGAAAACTTCACTGATGTAGATTCTGTTTTTTGTGTTAACCCAACAATCGTAGACAATCCTAAAAAGTTAACGACATTAACATACAAGGAAATGCGGGAACTTTCTTACGCTGGTTTTTCTGTATTTCATGATGAAGCTTTAATTCCCGCTTTTAAGGAAAAGATTCCTGTATGCATTAAAAATACAAATAATCCAGCTGGACAAGGCACGATGATTGTTAATAAGCGTGAAGAAAAAGACGGCCATGTCATTGGAATTGCGAGTGATAAAGGCTTTTTAAACCTATATGTAAGTAAGTACCTGATGAACCGTGAGCTCGGCTTTGGGCGTAAACTGCTGCAAATATTAGAAGATGAAGGGATTTCGTTTGAACATGCTCCTTCAGGGATTGATGACATGTCAGTTATTATTCGTGAACACCAATTGCCTAAGGAGAAAGAGGCTGTTGTAACGAGGCGGATTGCGGAAGAGTTGCATGTGGATACCATAACGGTGGAAAAGGATATGGCCATGGTCATGCTCGTCGGTGAAGGGATGAACCAAACGATAGGTATTGCTAGCCAAGCAGCTACTGCTTTTAGACATGCGAACGTAAACATTGAAATGATCAACCAGGGTTCGTCTGAAGTATCTATGATGTTCGGGATTAAGTCAGATGGATTAGCATCAGCTGTTCAATCACTTTATCGGACATTTTTCAGCTAA
- the spo0A gene encoding sporulation transcription factor Spo0A, which yields MEKIRVCLADDNRELVNLLEENFSETQDIEVIGAAYNGKDCLDMLASKKPDVLILDIIMPHIDGLAVLQKVKEFEKPPEVIMLTAFGQEEVTKKAVELGAAYFMMKPFDLEHLSEQVRQIRHAGDPINRAVGSSYTKPKKPDLDTSITHIIHEVGVPAHIKGYLYLREAITMVYNDLELLGSITKVLYPDIATKYNTTASRVERAIRHAIEVAWNRGNIDAISSLFGYTISSTKAKPTNSEFIAMVADRLRLEHKAS from the coding sequence ATGGAAAAAATTCGAGTTTGTTTGGCAGATGATAATCGTGAATTAGTAAATCTTCTTGAGGAGAATTTTTCAGAAACTCAAGATATTGAAGTGATTGGTGCAGCATATAATGGGAAAGATTGTTTGGACATGCTAGCTAGCAAAAAGCCTGATGTACTTATATTAGACATTATTATGCCGCATATTGACGGTCTTGCTGTCCTTCAAAAGGTAAAAGAGTTCGAAAAACCGCCAGAGGTCATCATGCTTACAGCGTTTGGACAAGAAGAAGTTACAAAAAAAGCAGTTGAATTAGGCGCGGCGTACTTTATGATGAAACCATTCGATTTAGAGCACTTAAGTGAACAGGTAAGACAGATTAGACACGCTGGTGATCCGATTAATCGTGCTGTTGGAAGTAGCTATACGAAACCGAAAAAGCCAGATCTTGATACGAGCATTACCCACATTATCCATGAAGTGGGAGTACCGGCACATATAAAAGGATACTTGTATTTACGAGAAGCAATCACAATGGTTTACAATGATCTTGAACTTCTAGGCTCCATTACAAAAGTACTTTATCCAGACATTGCAACAAAATATAATACGACAGCTTCTCGTGTTGAGCGTGCAATCAGGCATGCGATCGAAGTAGCCTGGAATCGCGGCAATATTGATGCTATCTCGTCATTATTTGGTTATACAATTTCTTCCACGAAAGCTAAACCGACTAATAGTGAATTTATCGCGATGGTCGCTGATCGCCTGCGACTCGAGCATAAAGCCAGCTAG